In Leptospira brenneri, a single genomic region encodes these proteins:
- a CDS encoding HAD family hydrolase, whose product MSYLKQKKNWIFDMDGTLTVANHDFEAIKRELNLPLETDILTSLSKLTKEEADKKHIHLNQIELKIAKSSVPSPGSFELLRNIKTQTNQMGILTRNSFSNSIETLKAAGLIDYFDPNFIFCRERAIPKPNPEGIFRLMDLWKASPKETVMIGDYVYDLDAGRAAGVETIYIDPDGKFPFKDSATHCVRQLDEILNL is encoded by the coding sequence ATGAGTTATCTCAAACAAAAAAAGAATTGGATCTTTGATATGGATGGCACACTTACCGTTGCTAACCATGATTTTGAAGCCATAAAACGAGAGTTAAATCTTCCTTTAGAAACCGATATACTCACCTCTCTTTCCAAACTCACCAAAGAAGAAGCAGACAAAAAGCATATTCACTTGAATCAAATAGAACTTAAAATCGCAAAGTCTTCAGTGCCTTCCCCGGGAAGTTTTGAATTATTGCGAAACATCAAAACCCAAACAAACCAAATGGGGATCCTAACAAGGAATAGTTTTTCAAACTCAATAGAAACATTAAAAGCAGCAGGCCTTATAGATTACTTCGACCCAAATTTTATTTTCTGTCGGGAACGAGCCATCCCCAAACCAAATCCAGAAGGTATCTTCCGGCTGATGGATCTCTGGAAAGCATCCCCCAAGGAAACTGTAATGATTGGTGATTATGTCTATGACTTGGATGCTGGCCGGGCGGCGGGAGTCGAAACCATCTATATTGATCCCGATGGAAAATTTCCATTCAAAGATTCTGCAACTCACTGCGTTCGGCAGTTAGACGAAATCTTAAATCTCTAA
- a CDS encoding PepSY-associated TM helix domain-containing protein, translating to MKAKTWYQVHMILGILGASFLLVLGVTGSLLVYGKELQSFTGSHSVKLGQDRLPLDNLYKQLLVQVPEGTVAGWLLSDLKEEADQVWFHNLEIPSHEVVYLMNPYDGQVIGKLKEDRTDSLYGFLLVLHYSLFLGGFGYCIIGCVAFIYLFLTISGIKLYKRFWVSLFRLRWKESMQILFSDLHKFVGINAVWFHLILAITGGWWCVRDIIILPHPEEEVVHHLWPAQNSIDQLVDQTKKEIPGFRLGYISFPHHPNEALIGLYGNRFDSSGLESRYGSYIRYDVQSKNIFDKVDMGKEGILNRVLDSFRPLHFGTFANHFSKVIWVIGGLSPAILAISGISIFYIKRKNKRRRIQKIPLNSSI from the coding sequence GTGAAGGCAAAAACTTGGTATCAAGTTCATATGATTCTCGGAATTTTGGGAGCTAGTTTTCTTTTGGTTTTGGGTGTGACTGGTTCTCTTCTTGTTTATGGAAAGGAATTACAATCTTTCACAGGTTCTCATTCTGTAAAACTAGGGCAGGATCGTTTGCCCTTAGATAATTTATATAAACAATTGTTAGTTCAAGTCCCAGAGGGGACTGTGGCAGGTTGGTTACTCTCTGATTTAAAAGAGGAGGCTGACCAAGTTTGGTTTCACAATTTAGAAATTCCTAGTCACGAAGTCGTTTATTTAATGAATCCCTATGATGGACAGGTCATTGGAAAATTAAAAGAAGACCGAACAGATTCTCTCTATGGATTTTTACTAGTTTTGCATTATAGTCTTTTTCTTGGTGGATTTGGGTATTGTATTATTGGTTGTGTTGCTTTTATCTATTTATTTTTAACAATCAGTGGGATAAAACTTTATAAACGATTCTGGGTGAGTTTGTTCCGTTTGCGTTGGAAAGAGAGTATGCAGATTCTATTTTCCGACTTGCACAAGTTTGTAGGTATCAATGCAGTTTGGTTCCATTTGATTTTAGCAATTACGGGAGGTTGGTGGTGTGTGCGAGATATCATAATCCTTCCTCATCCAGAAGAAGAAGTAGTCCACCATCTATGGCCTGCTCAAAATTCGATTGATCAACTGGTGGACCAAACAAAAAAAGAAATTCCTGGTTTTCGATTGGGTTATATTTCTTTCCCACACCATCCGAATGAAGCACTGATTGGACTTTATGGAAATCGATTCGATTCTTCTGGGTTGGAAAGTCGATACGGTTCCTATATTCGTTATGATGTTCAATCTAAAAATATCTTTGATAAAGTTGATATGGGAAAAGAAGGAATTCTGAATCGAGTTTTAGATTCCTTTAGACCCTTACATTTTGGAACCTTTGCTAATCATTTTAGTAAAGTGATTTGGGTGATTGGCGGTCTCTCTCCAGCGATCCTTGCGATTAGTGGGATTAGTATCTTCTATATAAAAAGAAAAAATAAAAGAAGAAGAATCCAAAAGATTCCTTTGAATTCTTCTATCTGA
- a CDS encoding M14 family zinc carboxypeptidase produces MLRGMKRLNRYENRILKIVKLGGKLVRFKQYGFSTRTAEGFRFPIYVLEIGKEKAIKRNVAGLVAGVHGLETIGIRVLLDFLDDLFSRKSSELYREIKDGELGIVCIPILNPGGVAMKRRSNPGGVDLMRNSGIEAVKAPFFFGGHKISNFFPYYRGNVLQAESKVLDRFYHEYFLPATNVMIPVIDIHSGFGTIDHVWWPYAGTHEYCADEALFQKIANYLTTKFNHILYRFGPQSETYTTHGDLWDRLYNHFQKTKLETNLTKSRFLPLTLEIGTWSDIPLDPWKVFRKRGIFNPAREAKQESIISHRKFLTDVLRLAKTNPIDLA; encoded by the coding sequence ATGCTTAGAGGAATGAAACGTCTCAATCGATATGAAAACAGAATTCTGAAGATTGTTAAGTTAGGTGGTAAGTTAGTTCGATTTAAACAATATGGATTTTCCACAAGAACTGCAGAAGGTTTTCGTTTTCCAATTTATGTATTAGAAATTGGAAAAGAAAAAGCGATTAAAAGAAATGTAGCAGGTCTTGTTGCTGGGGTTCATGGATTGGAGACTATTGGAATCCGAGTTTTACTCGATTTTCTGGACGATCTGTTCTCACGTAAATCCTCTGAATTGTATCGGGAAATTAAAGATGGGGAACTTGGAATCGTATGTATTCCGATTTTAAATCCGGGTGGAGTCGCGATGAAACGCAGATCAAATCCTGGTGGAGTTGATCTTATGAGAAACTCCGGTATAGAAGCAGTAAAGGCACCCTTCTTTTTCGGAGGCCATAAAATTTCGAATTTTTTCCCGTATTATCGTGGGAATGTACTACAAGCAGAATCCAAAGTATTGGACAGGTTTTATCATGAATACTTTTTGCCAGCTACAAATGTGATGATTCCTGTAATTGATATTCATTCAGGATTTGGAACGATTGATCATGTTTGGTGGCCTTATGCAGGTACTCATGAATATTGTGCCGATGAGGCATTGTTCCAAAAAATTGCAAACTATCTAACAACAAAATTTAATCATATTTTGTATCGTTTTGGTCCACAAAGTGAAACGTATACAACTCACGGGGATCTTTGGGACAGATTGTACAATCATTTTCAAAAAACAAAACTAGAAACGAATTTAACCAAATCTAGATTCCTTCCTTTAACTTTAGAAATTGGGACTTGGTCTGACATTCCATTGGATCCTTGGAAGGTATTTCGGAAACGTGGTATCTTTAATCCTGCTCGCGAAGCCAAACAAGAATCAATTATTAGTCATCGTAAATTTCTGACAGATGTTTTGCGGTTGGCTAAAACAAACCCGATTGATCTGGCCTGA
- a CDS encoding TonB-dependent receptor codes for MAHLLENHSHIIKRLLQEIRSFPPLIVQKSYYLIFAFSFLLLPIATTHPQTIEKKTEIPKEGTENNPNTGNRQVDQGIRVTGKKDPRDREILRTPNSISRLNEQDIQDAGINRTNDIDKQVPNFSIIDSGSRNFTYFNIRGMRSIAFSEPAVGLILDGIPLNDNVALNTELYGLENIEVYRGSQATLFGKNFQGGVVEIRTKKPTNTAEGKITYDIGNYKKQEISTYYNAPIIKDTLYFGIAGKTTEREGYLSNITGFYYPNNRPYEVPVELYKTHPDGRKGKAGRFRLFFTPNDIFEADLQISAESFDDGALNLVNYLGAKSEREKALLQGCVAMPSNCSKLYGTYVNRVNGDRKVYWDYEGKSNVTGNTYSLATTTKLPHTNLKTASAIRKMDIDPITADSDFTTTDQNRSIYVEKATTFLNDIYIESKEKNDPLQFKVGIYSSNKITNIDQAREHRAQVYVINDFPGLVAPTREKNLSRLHDKNLSFYTHNSYTFAEKFTITLGARLERQESRLSHTEQAVGISAANNPLGETLVLSDPYTINNRYNYNVSRFIFDYKPIENLMFFIGFSRGYKNAGYSTVVNIPGKAAFKPEINDTIEAGIKSEFFKGKFGLKYTQFYTETQDFHVVRAINLSQYINLNAELVTIRGYELETFIKPHKDTKLGLSAGYTEGIFNKFYDSVLNRDFNGKWVHFIPKYDIVSYLQYRNAYGIFFRSEFQAVGQMYFAADNTVYSDPYYVINARVGYETDTLSAYLYMNNINDRYYFTSYIDGTFQAVPGAPKTYGFMLTYKI; via the coding sequence ATGGCCCATCTTCTTGAGAACCATTCTCATATTATTAAGCGTTTGCTGCAAGAGATTCGCTCTTTTCCTCCGCTAATTGTTCAGAAATCATACTACTTGATCTTCGCCTTTTCTTTTCTTCTTCTACCCATCGCCACAACCCATCCGCAAACCATAGAAAAAAAGACTGAAATCCCGAAAGAAGGAACAGAGAACAATCCAAACACGGGGAATAGGCAAGTAGACCAAGGGATCCGTGTGACTGGGAAAAAGGACCCTAGAGATCGTGAAATCCTTCGAACCCCAAATAGCATCAGTCGATTGAATGAACAAGACATCCAAGACGCTGGAATCAATCGAACGAACGACATCGACAAACAAGTTCCCAATTTTTCCATCATTGATTCAGGATCGCGGAACTTTACTTATTTTAATATCAGAGGGATGCGAAGTATCGCCTTCAGTGAACCGGCTGTTGGTTTAATTTTAGATGGTATCCCATTAAATGATAACGTAGCACTTAACACCGAGTTATATGGTTTAGAAAATATCGAAGTTTATCGCGGAAGCCAGGCAACACTATTTGGAAAAAATTTCCAAGGAGGTGTGGTTGAAATTCGCACTAAAAAACCAACCAATACAGCTGAGGGAAAAATTACCTATGATATTGGGAATTATAAAAAACAAGAAATATCAACTTATTATAATGCTCCTATCATCAAAGATACTTTATATTTTGGGATAGCCGGTAAAACAACGGAACGTGAAGGATATCTTTCCAATATAACTGGATTTTATTATCCAAACAATCGTCCCTATGAAGTTCCCGTTGAACTTTATAAAACTCACCCCGATGGAAGAAAAGGAAAAGCAGGACGATTCCGATTGTTTTTCACTCCTAACGATATCTTTGAGGCTGATTTACAAATTAGTGCAGAAAGTTTCGATGACGGAGCCCTCAACCTAGTAAATTACTTAGGTGCAAAGTCAGAAAGAGAAAAAGCCTTGTTACAAGGTTGTGTGGCCATGCCATCCAACTGTTCTAAGTTATATGGTACCTATGTCAATAGAGTGAATGGAGACAGAAAGGTTTATTGGGACTATGAAGGAAAAAGTAATGTCACAGGAAACACTTATTCTCTAGCAACAACAACCAAACTACCACATACAAATTTAAAAACCGCTTCTGCCATTCGGAAAATGGACATTGATCCTATCACCGCAGATTCGGATTTTACAACAACGGATCAAAATAGATCCATCTATGTAGAAAAAGCAACAACCTTCCTGAACGATATTTATATTGAATCGAAAGAAAAAAATGATCCCCTTCAGTTTAAAGTTGGAATCTATTCCTCAAACAAAATTACAAATATTGATCAGGCAAGAGAACATAGAGCACAAGTTTACGTCATCAATGACTTCCCTGGACTCGTAGCACCAACTAGGGAAAAAAATCTCTCCAGGCTTCATGACAAAAACCTTAGTTTTTATACTCACAACAGTTATACATTTGCTGAAAAATTTACCATTACTCTTGGAGCAAGACTAGAAAGACAAGAAAGCCGCCTTTCTCATACAGAACAGGCCGTTGGAATCTCGGCCGCCAATAACCCACTTGGGGAAACTCTTGTGCTGTCAGACCCATATACAATCAACAATCGTTATAACTACAATGTATCCAGATTTATATTTGATTACAAACCAATTGAAAACTTGATGTTTTTTATAGGATTTAGCCGTGGTTACAAAAACGCCGGTTATAGTACCGTCGTCAACATTCCTGGTAAAGCTGCATTCAAACCCGAAATCAACGATACCATCGAAGCAGGAATTAAATCAGAATTCTTTAAAGGAAAATTTGGATTAAAATACACGCAGTTTTATACAGAAACCCAAGACTTCCATGTTGTTCGAGCCATCAACCTTTCTCAATACATAAATCTCAATGCAGAACTTGTCACCATCAGAGGATATGAACTCGAAACATTCATTAAACCACATAAAGATACCAAACTTGGACTTTCTGCTGGTTATACCGAAGGTATTTTCAACAAGTTTTATGATTCAGTTTTAAACCGAGACTTCAACGGCAAATGGGTGCACTTTATCCCCAAATACGACATTGTAAGCTACCTGCAATATAGAAACGCATATGGAATCTTTTTTCGAAGCGAATTCCAAGCTGTTGGACAAATGTATTTTGCAGCAGATAACACCGTTTATAGTGACCCTTACTATGTAATCAATGCGAGGGTCGGATATGAAACAGACACTCTCTCTGCTTATCTCTATATGAACAACATCAATGATAGGTATTACTTTACCTCCTATATTGATGGAACCTTTCAAGCAGTTCCAGGTGCACCCAAAACCTATGGATTTATGTTAACTTATAAAATATAA
- a CDS encoding LIC_11695 family lipoprotein has protein sequence MITKTKTLLTMITIGLFVFQCDLFDPESKVTSDDLVSMLVLQQINANSMSEAQRLGLNVAYSHRFSIKNGPHLFCREYSTAYLEKKAEWEKDMEQTYTTIGNAIGIEIIVERFNGPCAVTDKVAACHYDGVDGINDLIPYAYTTEGEHKYLIPANAYYGTTDLKNAKEACERFKGTYVCYDPNKCWQ, from the coding sequence ATGATAACTAAAACAAAAACCCTTCTAACCATGATTACCATTGGACTCTTTGTATTCCAATGTGATTTGTTTGATCCCGAATCTAAAGTCACCAGTGATGATCTGGTTTCCATGTTAGTATTACAACAAATCAATGCAAACAGTATGAGTGAAGCGCAGAGACTTGGACTCAATGTGGCTTATAGCCATAGGTTCAGTATTAAAAATGGTCCACATTTGTTTTGCCGAGAATATTCAACTGCTTATTTAGAAAAGAAAGCAGAATGGGAAAAGGATATGGAACAAACCTATACAACCATTGGAAATGCTATTGGTATTGAGATTATTGTAGAAAGATTCAACGGTCCTTGTGCTGTTACCGATAAAGTTGCCGCTTGCCATTATGATGGAGTGGATGGGATTAATGACCTGATTCCATATGCGTATACAACAGAAGGAGAACATAAATACTTAATTCCTGCAAACGCATATTATGGAACTACCGATTTAAAAAATGCAAAAGAAGCTTGTGAAAGATTCAAAGGCACTTATGTTTGTTATGATCCAAATAAGTGTTGGCAATAA
- a CDS encoding alpha/beta hydrolase → MRKTTQTPKTKKYKEETIVTDGIQIRVGIWPGNKQTIVCLHGLSGNLYSMKPLAEQLNRLGYKVLSYDLRGRGKSEKPNSGYGFQNHIKDLKGIIAHYKIKNPIFFAHSFGCMIALRYAILYPEVAKAMILMDGGGLLSLPKRIQVLKVLKQSFERLDVIYPEVSEYLKLIKNSPLVPRWSKEIEEYFRLELHKTDSGYVCHMPGFVMEEELKEMGGSMNFSNIIKYFFQDPKRVISKIKENKFLEFEKIKSPTLILRATEMNLFPNDDLLPKTSFNTMLKSIPNSQGKEIKTNHYGILFDKIKDRDDTIQNFLQELKKI, encoded by the coding sequence ATGAGGAAAACAACACAGACTCCCAAAACAAAAAAATACAAGGAAGAAACTATCGTAACAGATGGCATTCAAATCCGTGTAGGAATTTGGCCTGGAAATAAACAAACCATAGTTTGTTTGCATGGATTGTCGGGTAATTTGTATTCCATGAAACCTCTGGCAGAACAACTAAATCGTTTGGGTTATAAAGTTTTATCCTATGACTTACGAGGCAGAGGGAAATCAGAGAAACCAAACTCTGGATATGGGTTTCAAAACCATATCAAAGATTTAAAAGGAATCATTGCTCACTATAAAATCAAAAATCCTATTTTTTTCGCACACTCTTTCGGTTGTATGATTGCATTACGTTATGCGATTCTTTACCCTGAAGTTGCAAAAGCAATGATCTTGATGGATGGCGGAGGACTCCTCTCTCTTCCCAAAAGAATCCAAGTATTAAAAGTATTAAAACAATCATTTGAAAGACTGGACGTGATTTATCCAGAAGTATCGGAATATTTAAAATTAATCAAAAATTCTCCTCTTGTACCCAGATGGTCCAAAGAAATCGAAGAATACTTCCGACTGGAATTACATAAAACAGATAGTGGTTATGTTTGCCATATGCCCGGTTTCGTAATGGAAGAAGAATTAAAAGAGATGGGAGGTTCTATGAATTTTTCTAATATAATAAAATATTTCTTCCAAGATCCCAAAAGAGTAATTTCTAAAATCAAGGAAAATAAGTTTCTAGAGTTTGAAAAAATTAAATCACCTACTCTTATCCTTCGTGCCACAGAAATGAATTTGTTTCCTAATGATGATCTATTGCCCAAAACTTCCTTTAATACTATGTTAAAAAGTATTCCCAATTCCCAGGGTAAAGAAATCAAAACAAATCACTATGGAATTCTTTTTGATAAAATCAAAGATAGAGACGATACCATTCAAAACTTTTTGCAGGAATTAAAGAAAATATAA
- a CDS encoding sensor histidine kinase, whose protein sequence is MNFVVLLNLSSLIVYVIAIFLITKVLIRKPSYRGEGFFVLILATIPCYVSISNLFEHGYGIDYFDDYEGFFKDLYAMFLLIFLYVHSVKKEQSKRIEHERQIKSDLQLKSKLLTEIHHRVNNNLQIISGLLAMQAESENDLKLTTSLGLIQNRIMAIASVHKIIYGSPNLLYVDLNLIFNSILGNLRITYANENSKIELFESIEKDLEMDLDRAIPMGLILNELVSNSFRHAFLNRSHGKIEVNLSKVNQNFVLAVKDNGPGMEKIFQDKGIGLTLVQNLVKQLRGTINISNNLGANFEIQFPVLNKDQIQI, encoded by the coding sequence ATGAATTTTGTAGTTCTACTCAATCTATCATCTTTGATTGTCTATGTAATTGCGATTTTTTTAATTACAAAAGTTTTGATTCGTAAACCCTCTTATCGCGGTGAAGGTTTTTTTGTTTTGATTCTTGCGACCATTCCCTGTTATGTAAGTATCTCTAATTTATTCGAACATGGGTATGGGATTGATTATTTTGATGATTATGAAGGTTTTTTTAAAGATCTTTATGCAATGTTTTTATTGATTTTTTTATATGTTCATTCGGTAAAAAAAGAACAATCCAAAAGAATCGAACATGAAAGGCAAATTAAATCTGATTTACAATTAAAATCAAAACTGCTAACCGAAATTCATCATCGAGTGAATAATAATTTACAAATTATTTCTGGCCTTTTGGCAATGCAAGCTGAGTCTGAAAATGATTTAAAGTTAACAACTTCATTAGGTTTAATTCAAAATAGAATTATGGCAATTGCCTCTGTTCATAAAATTATTTATGGATCGCCAAATTTACTATATGTTGATTTGAATCTTATTTTTAATTCCATTTTAGGAAATTTAAGGATCACTTATGCAAACGAAAATAGTAAAATCGAATTGTTTGAGTCCATTGAAAAAGATTTAGAAATGGATTTAGACCGTGCGATTCCTATGGGACTTATTTTGAATGAACTTGTTTCTAATTCTTTTCGCCATGCTTTTTTAAATCGTAGTCATGGCAAAATCGAAGTTAATTTAAGTAAAGTGAATCAAAACTTTGTTTTGGCTGTAAAAGACAATGGACCTGGGATGGAAAAAATTTTTCAGGATAAGGGAATTGGTTTAACTCTGGTTCAAAATTTAGTCAAACAACTGCGTGGAACAATTAATATTTCAAACAACCTAGGTGCAAATTTTGAAATCCAATTTCCCGTTTTGAATAAAGATCAAATTCAAATTTAG